One window of Methanocorpusculum vombati genomic DNA carries:
- a CDS encoding 4Fe-4S dicluster domain-containing protein, whose protein sequence is MKLVIDERRCKGCNLCTRVCPYRIFQEGNRPGPRGYVIPVLDHPERCTNCRLQIMYGRQLCGMCQMTCPDQAISWIEEKPYEAHKVVIEY, encoded by the coding sequence ATGAAGCTCGTCATCGATGAACGCCGCTGCAAAGGCTGCAACCTTTGTACCCGGGTCTGCCCCTATCGGATATTTCAGGAAGGGAACCGTCCGGGTCCCCGCGGCTATGTAATACCTGTCCTTGACCATCCCGAGCGCTGTACCAACTGCCGCCTGCAGATCATGTACGGCCGTCAGCTCTGCGGAATGTGTCAGATGACCTGTCCGGACCAGGCCATCTCATGGATAGAAGAAAAACCCTACGAAGCACACAAAGTGGTGATTGAATATTGA
- a CDS encoding 2-oxoacid:acceptor oxidoreductase subunit alpha, with protein MTDKTEFLNGNTACAEGAIAAGCRFFAGYPITPSTEVAERMAARLPKIGGTFIQMEDELASMAAIIGGAWAGARTMTATSGPGFSLMMENIGYAAMTETPCVVINVQRGGPSTGQPTMAAQGDMMQARFGSHGDYSIIALSPSSVQEMFDLTVKAFNLADRFRTPVFLMADETIGHMREKVVLRDNVEITPRRELAAGELPCKPDACGVPGFGTFGNGHGVHITGLTHDERGYPATDSAALHENLVRRQVGKIENFRNEIADVDIVNPDAEIVFISYGAPTRAVQQLLADYPGMYGHLNLRIVWPFPDAKLAVFHAAKAFVVPEMNLGQIAREVRMHTNVPVVTAPKLGGALHTVDELRHAADVAATATGTFTEVVL; from the coding sequence TTGACCGATAAAACCGAGTTTCTCAACGGAAACACTGCCTGTGCCGAGGGTGCAATTGCCGCAGGATGCCGGTTCTTTGCCGGATACCCGATCACCCCCTCCACCGAAGTTGCCGAACGCATGGCAGCCCGTCTTCCCAAAATCGGCGGAACCTTCATCCAGATGGAGGACGAACTCGCCAGCATGGCCGCAATCATCGGCGGTGCATGGGCCGGCGCACGCACCATGACCGCAACCTCGGGCCCGGGATTTTCCCTCATGATGGAAAACATCGGCTATGCCGCCATGACCGAAACCCCCTGTGTAGTTATCAACGTCCAGCGGGGCGGCCCGTCCACCGGCCAGCCCACCATGGCAGCCCAGGGAGACATGATGCAGGCACGGTTCGGCTCGCACGGTGACTACAGTATCATCGCCCTCTCCCCCTCTTCCGTGCAGGAGATGTTTGACCTGACCGTCAAAGCGTTCAACCTTGCCGACCGGTTCCGCACCCCCGTTTTCCTCATGGCGGACGAAACCATCGGCCACATGCGCGAAAAGGTTGTTCTGCGGGACAACGTCGAGATCACCCCGCGCCGCGAACTCGCCGCAGGCGAGCTTCCCTGCAAACCGGACGCCTGCGGCGTACCGGGTTTTGGCACCTTCGGCAACGGACACGGCGTTCACATCACCGGACTCACCCATGACGAGCGGGGATATCCGGCAACCGACTCCGCAGCCCTGCACGAAAACCTTGTCAGACGTCAGGTCGGAAAAATCGAAAACTTCCGCAATGAGATAGCAGACGTTGACATCGTAAACCCTGACGCAGAAATCGTCTTCATCAGTTACGGAGCCCCGACCAGAGCCGTCCAGCAGCTTCTTGCCGACTATCCGGGAATGTACGGCCACTTAAACCTCAGAATTGTCTGGCCGTTCCCGGACGCAAAACTTGCCGTGTTCCATGCGGCGAAAGCCTTCGTCGTTCCCGAAATGAACCTCGGCCAGATAGCCCGCGAGGTCCGCATGCACACCAACGTTCCGGTTGTCACCGCCCCCAAACTCGGCGGTGCACTGCACACCGTTGACGAACTCAGACACGCCGCAGACGTTGCAGCGACTGCGACCGGCACATTCACGGAGGTAGTACTGTGA
- a CDS encoding thiamine pyrophosphate-dependent enzyme — protein sequence MTLEDWYRQDRLPHIYCAGCGNGTILNCTLRAVNELGLDQDKTTFVSGIGCSSRAAGYTASDSLHTTHGRALPFATGVKLVKPENDVIVFTGDGDLSAIGGNHFIHACRRNIDLTVICMNNNIYGMTGGQGSPCTPYGAITTTTPYGMHEMPFNLCAVAEASGANYVARWTSFHVKELTEAIRTGIETPGLSFIEVMAQCPTSFGSKNKMKQVSQMIDMFRTNAVLKGKAERDRAAGIPLAPGKFIVGELVRRSNPVLGGRP from the coding sequence GTGACCCTCGAAGACTGGTATCGTCAGGACCGCCTGCCCCACATCTACTGTGCCGGCTGCGGAAACGGTACCATCCTGAACTGCACGCTCCGGGCCGTAAACGAACTCGGACTGGATCAGGACAAAACAACCTTCGTCTCCGGCATCGGCTGTTCGTCGCGTGCCGCCGGCTACACCGCAAGCGACTCCCTGCACACCACGCACGGCCGTGCACTGCCGTTTGCAACCGGCGTCAAACTCGTAAAACCGGAGAACGATGTCATCGTCTTTACCGGTGACGGCGACCTTTCCGCTATCGGCGGCAACCACTTCATTCACGCCTGCCGCAGAAACATTGACCTCACCGTCATCTGCATGAACAACAACATCTACGGCATGACCGGCGGGCAGGGGAGCCCCTGCACCCCTTACGGCGCAATAACCACCACAACCCCCTACGGCATGCACGAAATGCCGTTCAACCTCTGCGCCGTGGCAGAAGCTTCCGGAGCGAACTATGTCGCACGCTGGACCTCCTTCCATGTCAAGGAACTCACCGAAGCAATCCGTACGGGAATTGAAACCCCGGGTCTCTCCTTCATTGAGGTCATGGCACAGTGCCCGACCTCGTTCGGCAGCAAAAACAAAATGAAGCAGGTTTCCCAGATGATCGACATGTTCCGTACAAACGCCGTCCTCAAAGGAAAAGCCGAACGCGACAGAGCAGCAGGCATCCCGCTCGCCCCGGGGAAGTTCATCGTCGGTGAACTTGTCCGGCGCAGCAACCCGGTTCTCGGAGGCAGACCATGA
- a CDS encoding 2-oxoacid:acceptor oxidoreductase family protein has protein sequence MRQEIRFSGLGGQGIITAAVILGRAAALYGGKHVVQTQSYGPEARGGASASAVIISDEPIHYPKVTDPHIYAIMSEEAYKKYGANASADSVMLIDPGYVTSRPDCTCYEVAATAVAKARLGKPVFANVIMLGGLLEATGIISYEALEHAVLDSVPKGTEENNKKALAIGMELIREQRP, from the coding sequence ATGAGACAGGAAATCCGCTTCTCCGGACTCGGAGGTCAGGGCATCATCACCGCCGCCGTCATCCTTGGCCGCGCCGCAGCACTCTACGGCGGAAAACACGTCGTCCAGACCCAGAGCTACGGCCCGGAGGCACGCGGCGGTGCAAGTGCATCCGCCGTCATCATCTCCGATGAACCCATCCACTATCCGAAGGTCACCGATCCGCACATCTATGCGATCATGTCCGAGGAGGCATACAAAAAATACGGTGCAAACGCATCAGCTGATTCGGTCATGCTGATTGACCCGGGCTATGTCACCAGCCGTCCTGACTGCACCTGTTACGAAGTTGCCGCAACTGCCGTTGCAAAGGCCCGGCTTGGAAAGCCGGTCTTTGCCAACGTCATCATGCTCGGCGGACTTCTTGAAGCAACCGGCATCATCAGCTATGAAGCACTTGAGCACGCAGTTCTTGACAGCGTCCCCAAAGGCACCGAAGAAAACAACAAAAAAGCCCTTGCCATCGGCATGGAACTGATACGAGAGCAGAGACCATGA
- the sucC gene encoding ADP-forming succinate--CoA ligase subunit beta, with protein sequence MKFREHEAKQIFREAGIPVPNSELISRAGEAAAAQARVADRVVLKAQVDVGGRGKAGGILPATDENIAEVAKELFGKTIKGLPVEQVLVEEALDIRHEYYLSITIDRTAKMPVILFSEEGGVEIETLAKEKPEALHRAYIDPCFTNVPDFLMRNVLGSAPKDIGPVINALYHVYCKTDAILAEINPLVMTPKGVIAADGKIVLDDNALVRQGISENRDLTPREAEAEKHGFSYVELGGDIGVIGNGAGLTMATLDIIAHYNGRAANFLDVGGGAGFERVARAVRLVASMPGVKVIVVNLLGGITRCDEVAHGIIDAGVPQPVIVRLAGTNEAEGRRLLEEKGYQMLDTMDKAIRAAVEVANK encoded by the coding sequence ATGAAATTCCGCGAACACGAAGCAAAACAGATCTTCCGGGAAGCAGGCATCCCGGTCCCGAACAGCGAACTTATCAGCCGTGCCGGTGAAGCAGCCGCGGCTCAGGCACGGGTTGCAGACCGTGTCGTCCTCAAGGCACAGGTGGACGTTGGCGGCCGCGGAAAAGCGGGCGGCATTCTTCCCGCAACCGACGAAAATATTGCCGAAGTTGCAAAAGAACTGTTCGGCAAAACCATCAAGGGACTGCCGGTGGAACAGGTACTGGTTGAAGAAGCACTTGACATCCGGCATGAATATTATCTCAGTATCACCATCGACCGCACCGCTAAAATGCCGGTCATCCTCTTCTCCGAAGAAGGCGGTGTGGAAATTGAAACGCTTGCAAAGGAAAAACCGGAAGCACTTCACCGCGCCTATATTGATCCCTGCTTTACCAATGTACCGGATTTCCTCATGCGCAATGTCTTAGGGTCCGCCCCGAAGGATATTGGTCCGGTCATCAACGCCCTCTATCATGTCTACTGCAAGACCGATGCAATCCTTGCCGAGATCAATCCTCTGGTAATGACGCCAAAAGGCGTCATTGCCGCGGACGGCAAGATTGTGCTCGACGACAACGCACTTGTCCGTCAGGGAATCTCCGAGAACCGCGACCTAACGCCTCGTGAGGCTGAGGCGGAGAAACACGGATTCTCCTACGTTGAACTGGGCGGCGACATCGGTGTCATCGGCAACGGTGCAGGTCTGACCATGGCAACGCTTGACATCATCGCCCATTACAACGGCCGCGCCGCAAACTTCCTGGATGTCGGCGGCGGTGCAGGATTCGAACGCGTGGCGCGTGCGGTGCGTCTTGTTGCCTCCATGCCCGGCGTGAAGGTCATTGTGGTCAACCTTCTCGGCGGTATCACCCGCTGTGATGAAGTAGCCCACGGTATCATTGACGCAGGTGTCCCCCAGCCGGTGATCGTCCGGCTTGCCGGAACAAACGAAGCTGAGGGCCGCAGACTTCTCGAAGAAAAAGGGTATCAGATGCTTGATACGATGGATAAGGCCATCCGTGCCGCAGTGGAGGTGGCAAACAAATGA
- the sucD gene encoding succinate--CoA ligase subunit alpha: MIYADKDTEILVQGATGSQGAFHINLMNQYAKEVGGAGVVAGMTPGKGGQQVHGVPVYNTVWDAMDHHDIGASVIFVPAGGCGDAIMEAADARIPTVVVITEHIPVHDVMRAVAYAKTCGTKVIGPNCPGFLIPEACKLGIIPTNLCRKGDIGVVSRSGTLTYEVISELSLAGLGQSGIIGIGGDPIIGQTFSDVMDVFVADGRTRATVLIGEVGGNLEIRGAKRALSLGMPVVAYIAGISAPKEKRMGHAGAIVEGGESDAASKIERLRELGIPVATRPSEIPLLVKEVL, from the coding sequence ATGATCTACGCAGACAAAGACACCGAAATTCTGGTACAGGGAGCGACCGGTTCGCAGGGAGCATTCCACATCAATCTGATGAACCAGTACGCAAAAGAGGTAGGCGGCGCAGGCGTTGTTGCCGGCATGACCCCCGGCAAAGGCGGTCAGCAGGTACACGGTGTACCGGTGTACAACACCGTCTGGGATGCAATGGACCATCATGACATCGGTGCGTCCGTCATCTTTGTTCCGGCAGGCGGATGCGGCGATGCCATCATGGAAGCAGCAGATGCACGGATTCCGACGGTCGTTGTCATCACCGAGCACATTCCTGTGCACGATGTGATGCGGGCAGTTGCCTACGCCAAAACCTGCGGCACAAAGGTTATCGGCCCGAACTGTCCGGGATTTCTGATCCCGGAAGCGTGCAAACTTGGCATCATCCCAACAAATTTATGCCGCAAAGGCGATATTGGCGTAGTTTCACGCAGCGGAACGCTGACCTATGAGGTCATCTCGGAACTCTCGCTTGCCGGACTCGGCCAGTCAGGCATCATCGGTATCGGCGGCGATCCGATCATCGGCCAGACATTTTCCGATGTGATGGACGTATTCGTTGCAGACGGCAGAACCCGTGCCACCGTTCTGATCGGTGAAGTCGGCGGAAACCTGGAGATTCGCGGCGCAAAACGTGCACTCTCTCTCGGCATGCCGGTTGTTGCCTACATTGCCGGCATCTCCGCCCCCAAAGAGAAACGCATGGGCCATGCCGGTGCGATCGTTGAGGGCGGCGAGAGTGACGCCGCATCCAAGATTGAACGTCTGAGAGAACTTGGCATTCCGGTTGCAACCCGCCCGTCAGAGATTCCGCTGCTGGTAAAGGAGGTCCTATGA
- a CDS encoding DNA integrity scanning protein DisA nucleotide-binding domain protein, translating to MKEKDRTLLLAADELARTVDALAIISFLNKDNEIHLETPVIWVRDIQPEILRDHTMVALVDYCSNHIIDAVLQYKILTKMQSGTVVAVFPYALLIYDIEDANDQFNIEQYADIADLDALHSVLSLALEIAREGREGRAIGTAFIIGDIEELKRWSHQGVLNPYEGHPESVRDVRMKENWESVKEFSQLDGVFLIDKNGIIGASGRYLDADGRDVHLQSGLGGRHLATAAITKVAPAIGITVSESGGVVRVFVAGSAVAQIRTDIRLSV from the coding sequence ATGAAGGAAAAAGATCGTACACTGCTTCTCGCCGCAGATGAACTTGCCCGGACAGTGGACGCTCTTGCAATTATTTCCTTCCTGAACAAGGACAACGAAATTCATCTGGAAACCCCGGTGATCTGGGTCCGCGACATCCAGCCCGAGATTCTCCGTGACCACACCATGGTGGCGCTGGTGGACTACTGTTCCAACCACATCATCGATGCAGTACTGCAGTACAAAATTCTGACAAAAATGCAGAGCGGAACTGTTGTTGCGGTGTTCCCATATGCCCTGCTGATCTATGACATCGAGGATGCAAACGATCAGTTCAACATTGAGCAGTATGCCGATATTGCCGATCTCGACGCACTGCATTCCGTGTTGTCGCTTGCACTTGAGATCGCCCGGGAAGGCAGGGAAGGCCGGGCCATCGGCACTGCCTTTATCATCGGCGATATCGAAGAGCTGAAACGCTGGTCGCATCAGGGTGTCTTAAACCCGTACGAGGGCCACCCCGAATCGGTGCGCGACGTGCGGATGAAGGAAAACTGGGAGAGCGTCAAAGAGTTCTCCCAGCTTGACGGCGTGTTTCTGATCGACAAAAACGGCATCATCGGTGCATCCGGCAGGTATCTGGATGCCGACGGCCGGGACGTGCATCTCCAGAGCGGTCTTGGAGGCCGCCACCTGGCGACGGCTGCAATCACCAAGGTTGCGCCTGCAATTGGTATTACCGTCTCCGAGAGCGGCGGTGTTGTCCGTGTGTTTGTGGCGGGATCCGCCGTTGCGCAGATTCGGACCGATATCCGGCTCTCCGTCTGA
- a CDS encoding DUF4276 family protein yields MTLLLKIHVEGYTEASFASRMLRPHLEEYNCSIAVIINKTSNSRGIAHRGGLSHYEQFRVNTRRLLKNRNAVVTTMIDYYGLPADFPGMEEVNRFPISAERVAYLERRLDADISGDTVSEDTFIPYIQLHEFEALLFSDVSVVDRVLSVDRESKYAELTEIRNHYAPEEINTHPETAPSKRLKKLYPRYSKTVEGMAIAERIGLPVIRSCCPHFDAWLTKLELVAESRQGTE; encoded by the coding sequence GTGACGCTTCTTCTGAAGATTCACGTGGAAGGATACACAGAGGCCTCATTTGCATCCCGGATGCTCCGGCCGCATCTTGAGGAGTATAACTGCAGTATCGCAGTTATCATCAACAAGACAAGCAACAGCCGCGGTATTGCACATCGCGGGGGCCTGAGTCATTATGAACAGTTCCGGGTGAACACGCGCCGTCTGCTGAAGAACAGAAATGCCGTGGTGACGACGATGATCGACTATTACGGACTTCCGGCAGATTTTCCCGGAATGGAGGAGGTGAACCGGTTTCCCATCTCCGCAGAACGCGTTGCCTATCTGGAACGGCGGCTGGATGCGGATATCAGCGGGGATACTGTTTCAGAGGATACGTTTATTCCCTATATTCAGCTGCATGAGTTTGAGGCGCTGCTCTTTTCGGATGTATCCGTTGTGGACCGTGTGCTGTCCGTAGACCGCGAATCAAAGTATGCCGAACTGACGGAGATCAGAAATCACTATGCACCCGAAGAGATCAATACACATCCGGAGACGGCACCGTCAAAACGGCTGAAGAAACTGTATCCGCGCTACTCAAAGACGGTGGAAGGAATGGCAATTGCCGAACGAATAGGACTTCCTGTCATCAGGAGCTGCTGTCCGCATTTTGATGCATGGCTCACAAAACTGGAACTGGTGGCGGAGTCCCGGCAGGGAACAGAGTAA
- a CDS encoding AAA family ATPase, which translates to MTAPDISRVRIAGFRSIEDADFPLDRINLLIGSNGSGKSNILGIFELFHAITMGKLQTYVAESGGPEVLFRYGTKQTNTIVLRAEFGDSFYEIHLHPDSGSGCRIASEQLIITTGDKSLKLVSSDTVETGIFAGAYEDPSWESFRLHLQSWTTYRFQSRCTGAEDERRLTEFLFRLKLTEPGYFEKITDTIRLIFPQFGDFLFREENGAVTLFWTDAQAGGHVFGLSVLSGGTARFINLAVLLLQPAPPRLILIDEPELGLHPFAVAVLADLMKLASRSAQLLVSTQSVQLLNAFGPAEESAGSRILIVDMNRGTTTITVPTPESLADWIEEYSIGELWQMNVLGGNP; encoded by the coding sequence ATGACTGCCCCAGACATCTCACGAGTACGGATTGCAGGATTTCGCTCAATTGAAGATGCCGATTTTCCGCTTGACCGTATTAACCTCCTGATAGGATCGAACGGGTCAGGGAAAAGCAATATTCTCGGCATATTTGAGCTGTTTCATGCAATCACGATGGGGAAACTGCAGACGTATGTTGCCGAGAGCGGCGGGCCTGAGGTTCTGTTCCGGTACGGAACCAAACAGACGAATACAATCGTGCTGCGGGCGGAGTTCGGAGACAGTTTCTATGAGATACATCTCCATCCCGATTCAGGCAGCGGATGCCGCATCGCATCCGAACAACTGATCATCACCACCGGGGACAAATCGCTGAAACTGGTTTCCTCTGATACGGTTGAGACGGGAATCTTTGCAGGAGCGTACGAAGATCCCTCGTGGGAAAGTTTCCGGCTGCATCTGCAGAGCTGGACAACCTACCGGTTTCAGAGCAGGTGTACGGGAGCGGAGGATGAGCGGCGGCTGACGGAGTTTTTGTTCCGGCTCAAACTGACGGAGCCCGGGTATTTTGAAAAGATCACCGATACCATCCGGCTCATATTCCCCCAGTTCGGAGATTTTCTGTTCCGCGAGGAGAACGGAGCCGTAACACTGTTCTGGACAGACGCGCAGGCAGGCGGCCACGTATTCGGACTCTCGGTACTCTCCGGCGGTACCGCCCGGTTCATCAATCTGGCAGTCCTTCTCCTGCAGCCTGCTCCGCCGCGGCTGATTCTGATTGATGAACCGGAACTGGGACTGCACCCGTTCGCGGTTGCCGTGCTTGCGGATCTGATGAAGCTGGCAAGCAGAAGTGCACAACTGCTGGTCTCCACCCAGTCGGTACAGCTCCTGAATGCGTTCGGTCCCGCAGAAGAGAGTGCCGGTTCCCGGATTCTGATCGTTGACATGAACCGCGGCACAACAACGATTACCGTGCCGACACCCGAGAGTCTTGCGGACTGGATTGAGGAGTACAGCATCGGAGAGCTCTGGCAGATGAATGTTCTGGGAGGAAATCCGTGA
- a CDS encoding aldolase produces MTDQEIFSDLSRIGKRLFTEHLVGGNFGNMSARYADGYFITRTGSYLDADPAQAVLMPLNGRVTPGASSEWRVHTAIYNEAEQHAAVVHAHPAHAVALSLLVEDEIRTIDSEGKMLAPSITVVDGAPGTQELADAVAKGLRSANVVIARGHGTFAAGKDLDQAYLFTSLAEHCCKILHYTKLYRQ; encoded by the coding sequence ATGACAGACCAGGAAATCTTTTCCGATCTTTCCCGCATCGGAAAACGCCTCTTCACCGAGCATCTCGTCGGCGGAAACTTCGGAAACATGAGCGCACGTTACGCTGACGGTTACTTTATCACCCGCACCGGATCCTACCTTGATGCAGACCCGGCGCAGGCGGTCCTCATGCCTTTGAACGGCAGGGTTACTCCCGGAGCATCCAGCGAGTGGCGGGTACACACGGCAATCTACAATGAAGCAGAGCAGCACGCAGCAGTTGTCCATGCCCACCCGGCCCATGCCGTCGCACTCTCCCTTCTGGTGGAGGATGAGATACGCACCATCGACAGCGAAGGAAAAATGCTTGCACCCTCCATTACCGTCGTGGACGGAGCGCCCGGGACACAGGAACTTGCCGACGCTGTTGCAAAAGGGCTGCGCAGTGCAAATGTGGTCATTGCAAGAGGGCACGGAACGTTTGCGGCGGGAAAAGATCTGGATCAGGCATATCTCTTTACCTCTCTTGCAGAACACTGCTGCAAAATATTACACTACACAAAACTCTACCGACAGTAA
- the trxA gene encoding thioredoxin, giving the protein MTKPVLYDFFATWCGPCRIQSPIIDSLAEKIGDKVDMKKVDVDQFPDLANKYQISVVPTLIIEKDGKVVHRLEGVTDASRLEALLIPLC; this is encoded by the coding sequence ATGACAAAACCCGTGTTATATGATTTCTTTGCGACCTGGTGCGGTCCGTGCAGAATCCAGAGTCCGATTATTGACTCGCTCGCGGAAAAGATTGGTGACAAGGTTGACATGAAGAAGGTGGATGTGGACCAGTTCCCCGACCTTGCAAACAAATACCAGATAAGCGTGGTTCCCACTCTCATCATCGAAAAGGACGGGAAAGTTGTCCACCGTCTTGAGGGTGTGACGGATGCATCCCGCCTTGAAGCGCTGCTGATCCCTCTCTGCTAA
- a CDS encoding CBS domain-containing protein gives MLAKDYMTKDVVSVEIPSSRDDVLRILKRTGISGVPVVKGDQLIGIVTRKDILHNAEENQIALLMSHEPLTIRPDATLAEAAEVMTNCNVRRLPVVEGNKLVGLLSVSDLVSAVAKINDKREIRDRFVDKQTFAIWEETPLPVVGRIMELAEVDAMPILNSENKLTGIISERDLIRCSRIEDDVQTSDFSTGTDDDEWTWESIRDNHTISYGISKVELPNRPVKDVMVTKVISVPNNAEISDCALKMKRGRVDQMPIIDNDQRLSGMLFDRDVITALYEAE, from the coding sequence ATGCTTGCAAAAGACTACATGACAAAGGATGTTGTGTCCGTGGAGATTCCCTCCAGCCGGGACGACGTTCTCCGGATTCTGAAGCGCACCGGCATCTCCGGTGTTCCGGTAGTAAAAGGCGATCAGCTGATCGGCATTGTCACCAGAAAAGATATTCTGCATAATGCAGAGGAAAACCAGATTGCGCTTCTGATGAGCCACGAGCCGCTGACCATCCGTCCGGATGCAACGCTTGCCGAGGCTGCGGAAGTTATGACCAACTGCAATGTCCGCCGTCTTCCGGTTGTTGAGGGTAATAAACTGGTTGGTCTTCTGAGTGTTTCCGATCTGGTCAGCGCAGTTGCCAAGATCAATGACAAGCGCGAGATTCGCGACCGGTTTGTTGACAAACAGACCTTTGCCATCTGGGAGGAGACCCCGCTTCCCGTTGTCGGCAGAATCATGGAGCTTGCAGAAGTGGATGCAATGCCTATCTTAAACTCCGAGAATAAACTGACCGGTATTATCTCCGAACGTGACTTAATCCGCTGTTCCCGTATTGAGGATGATGTGCAGACCAGCGATTTCTCCACCGGAACAGACGATGATGAATGGACCTGGGAGAGCATCCGCGACAACCATACCATCTCCTACGGTATCTCCAAAGTGGAACTTCCAAACCGTCCGGTTAAGGATGTCATGGTGACAAAGGTTATCTCCGTCCCGAACAATGCCGAGATCAGCGACTGTGCCTTAAAGATGAAGCGCGGTCGTGTGGATCAGATGCCGATCATCGATAATGATCAGCGGCTGTCCGGCATGCTGTTCGATCGCGATGTGATTACGGCATTATACGAAGCAGAATAA
- a CDS encoding universal stress protein: MFSKILVAIDGSEISRRAFSRAVELAKQNKAELHVIYVIESGIVSPAPVDTTWELIYERFEKEGHQVIAELAEDAKQQGVTVEPHIEAGHAGDTIIEISTKIDADLIVVGSLGKSKLDRLLLGSVSSYVVNYGKTNILIVRT, translated from the coding sequence ATGTTTTCCAAAATACTTGTAGCAATTGACGGGTCCGAGATCAGCCGGCGGGCATTTTCACGGGCAGTCGAACTGGCGAAACAGAACAAAGCCGAACTCCATGTAATCTATGTCATAGAATCAGGCATCGTCAGCCCCGCACCGGTGGACACCACCTGGGAACTGATCTACGAGCGGTTTGAAAAGGAGGGGCATCAGGTCATTGCAGAACTTGCCGAGGACGCAAAACAGCAGGGAGTCACCGTTGAGCCGCACATCGAGGCAGGCCATGCGGGAGACACCATCATTGAAATTTCGACCAAGATCGATGCAGATCTGATCGTTGTTGGTTCCCTCGGCAAATCCAAACTGGACCGCCTGCTTCTTGGCAGTGTCTCCTCCTATGTGGTTAACTACGGCAAAACCAACATCTTAATTGTCCGGACCTGA
- a CDS encoding universal stress protein, giving the protein MFTRILVALDGSEISRIAYSRALELAREDNAELHVITVVNSPHIWKDDSPANQTRTETDAKMLLDELENTAKEAGVSFTPHLVSGHPGDRIVSTADEIDADLILVGSLGKSHLDRLLLGSVSAYVTQYSMRNILVIRG; this is encoded by the coding sequence ATGTTCACCAGAATTCTTGTGGCGCTGGATGGTTCTGAGATCAGCCGGATAGCGTACTCCCGGGCGCTTGAGCTCGCCAGAGAAGACAACGCCGAACTGCATGTGATTACGGTTGTCAACAGTCCTCACATATGGAAGGACGACAGTCCCGCAAACCAGACCCGGACCGAAACGGATGCAAAAATGCTGCTTGACGAACTGGAAAATACCGCAAAAGAGGCGGGTGTTTCCTTTACCCCGCATCTTGTCTCCGGCCATCCGGGTGACAGAATCGTCAGCACCGCCGACGAGATAGATGCCGATCTGATTCTGGTCGGTTCCCTCGGAAAGTCTCATCTGGATCGTCTGCTGCTCGGCAGCGTATCTGCCTATGTAACCCAGTACAGCATGCGGAATATCCTGGTTATCCGCGGATGA